The genomic segment GTTTTTCACGCCGAGTCTTTCCAGTGAAGCCAGCACTTCAGCTTTTATCTGCCGTCCGTACTGGTTAATTACAGAGCTTTCAAGCGTTAAATCAATTCCGCCGCTGTCTTTCGGTTCAAGCGTAATCATTACATCGCTCGACTCAAGAGTCCCGGCAGTTCCCACCGCTTTTAACTCCATTTGAACACACACCT from the Synergistaceae bacterium genome contains:
- the citD gene encoding citrate lyase acyl carrier protein, translating into MELKAVGTAGTLESSDVMITLEPKDSGGIDLTLESSVINQYGRQIKAEVLASLERLGVKNAKVIVNDHGALDCTIKARVECAFYRGCQCDVDGRFDWGGVIR